A single window of Jiangella alkaliphila DNA harbors:
- a CDS encoding glycosyltransferase, translated as MKVLMLVQSPVAGDSRVLREAATLTAEGHSVHIVGRDVPDGFDPGDDVTVESVTRSRGMRPPGTPRGVGVALASSSGPKALVRRAGRWLLLPEHRERTERRWRDDAARLLAGRPAHDVVHAHDFNTLALGADLARQWSAKLVYDSHELWFDRGLPGRPTPLARWRGRRSETRLAGQARVVLTVSEGIAARLRGRGLPDVRVVRNTFPLAEHEPPELPDQPAGFAYAGRIGPGRDLEAVVGAAARLPSLRTVVAGPADPGYRLDTTGVEVLPPMPLPEVDRLYQEVGVAVVTLTDTCANHRLALPNKLFHAVRAGVPVVAANLPELHAFVLRYGLGRLYVPGDASSLATAVEAVASGYTGYVEAVGKARLQLAWEHDSRVLAGVYADLGTA; from the coding sequence GTGAAGGTCCTGATGCTCGTGCAGTCCCCGGTGGCCGGCGACTCGCGGGTGCTCCGCGAGGCCGCCACGCTGACGGCCGAGGGGCACTCCGTGCACATCGTCGGCCGCGACGTCCCGGACGGCTTCGACCCAGGCGACGACGTCACCGTCGAGTCGGTCACCCGGTCCCGCGGCATGCGCCCGCCCGGCACCCCGCGCGGCGTCGGCGTCGCGCTGGCGTCCTCGTCGGGCCCCAAGGCGCTGGTGCGCCGGGCCGGGCGCTGGCTGCTGCTGCCCGAGCACCGCGAGCGCACCGAGCGGCGCTGGCGCGACGACGCCGCCCGGCTGCTGGCCGGCCGGCCAGCCCACGACGTCGTGCACGCCCACGACTTCAACACGCTGGCGCTCGGCGCCGACCTCGCCCGCCAGTGGTCGGCGAAGCTGGTCTACGACAGCCACGAGCTGTGGTTCGACCGCGGGCTGCCGGGCCGGCCCACCCCGCTCGCGCGGTGGCGCGGCCGGCGCAGCGAGACCCGGCTGGCCGGACAGGCGCGGGTGGTGCTGACCGTCAGCGAGGGCATCGCCGCCCGGCTGCGCGGCCGTGGCCTGCCCGACGTCCGCGTGGTGCGCAACACCTTCCCGCTGGCCGAGCACGAGCCGCCGGAGCTGCCGGACCAGCCGGCCGGGTTCGCCTACGCCGGGCGCATCGGCCCCGGCCGCGACCTCGAGGCGGTCGTCGGTGCGGCCGCCCGGCTGCCGTCGCTGCGCACCGTCGTCGCCGGACCGGCCGACCCCGGCTACCGCCTCGACACCACCGGCGTCGAGGTGCTGCCGCCGATGCCGTTGCCCGAGGTCGACCGGTTGTACCAGGAGGTCGGAGTGGCGGTCGTCACGCTGACCGATACCTGTGCGAACCACCGGCTGGCGCTGCCGAACAAGCTCTTCCACGCCGTGCGTGCGGGCGTTCCGGTCGTGGCGGCCAACCTGCCGGAACTCCACGCATTCGTGCTCCGTTACGGACTCGGCCGCCTGTACGTGCCTGGCGACGCGTCGTCGCTGGCCACGGCCGTAGAGGCGGTCGCGTCCGGCTATACTGGCTACGTCGAGGCGGTGGGCAAGGCTCGGCTGCAACTGGCCTGGGAGCACGACTCCCGTGTGCTCGCCGGCGTGTACGCGGACCTGGGGACGGCGTGA
- a CDS encoding glycosyltransferase family 2 protein, giving the protein MNAADHTRTDRPAAPEEREWPAVSVIMPVLDEERHLAEAVAGVLAQQYPGELELVLALGPSRDRTDDLARELAAADPRVRLVANPAGRTPAGLNAALGAARHGVVVRVDGHGVLSDHYIRTAVAELERTGAANVGGIMNAEGQTDFERAVAWAYTSPFGLGGAKFHLGGQAGPADTVYLGVFRREVLDRLGGFDEHFVRAQDWELNYRIRAAGETVWFTPDLVVSYRPRPNLRALARQFLKTGQWRREVVRRYPDTANVRYLAAPAVTVAVTVGTVAGLAGLVGPSWLLIGWLAPAGYALGVTAAAALAGRGLPARARAWLPPVLATMHLTWGAGFILGSRDAARSRRGAARDAAAAGGPAT; this is encoded by the coding sequence ATGAACGCCGCCGATCACACCCGTACCGACCGGCCGGCCGCGCCCGAGGAGCGGGAGTGGCCGGCCGTCTCGGTGATCATGCCCGTGCTCGACGAGGAACGGCACCTGGCCGAGGCCGTCGCCGGGGTGCTCGCGCAGCAGTACCCGGGCGAGCTCGAGCTGGTGCTCGCGCTCGGCCCGTCGCGCGACCGCACCGACGACCTCGCCCGCGAGCTCGCCGCCGCCGACCCTCGGGTCAGGCTGGTCGCGAACCCGGCCGGCCGCACGCCCGCCGGACTCAACGCCGCGCTCGGCGCCGCCCGGCACGGCGTCGTCGTGCGGGTCGACGGTCACGGCGTGCTGTCCGACCACTACATCCGCACCGCCGTCGCCGAGCTGGAGCGCACCGGTGCGGCCAACGTCGGCGGCATCATGAACGCCGAGGGGCAGACCGACTTCGAGCGCGCCGTCGCCTGGGCGTACACGTCGCCGTTCGGGCTGGGCGGCGCGAAGTTCCACCTCGGCGGGCAGGCCGGCCCCGCTGACACCGTCTATCTCGGGGTGTTCCGGCGCGAGGTGCTCGACCGCCTCGGCGGCTTCGACGAGCACTTCGTCCGGGCCCAGGACTGGGAGCTGAACTACCGCATCCGGGCGGCCGGCGAGACCGTCTGGTTCACGCCCGACCTCGTCGTCAGCTACCGGCCGCGGCCGAACCTGCGCGCACTGGCCCGGCAGTTCCTCAAGACCGGGCAGTGGCGCCGCGAGGTGGTCCGCCGGTACCCCGACACCGCGAACGTCCGCTACCTCGCCGCGCCCGCCGTCACCGTGGCCGTCACCGTGGGCACCGTGGCCGGGCTGGCCGGCCTGGTGGGGCCGTCGTGGCTGCTGATCGGCTGGCTGGCGCCGGCCGGGTACGCCCTCGGCGTGACGGCCGCAGCGGCGCTGGCCGGTCGTGGGCTGCCCGCCCGCGCCCGCGCCTGGCTGCCGCCCGTCCTGGCGACGATGCACCTGACGTGGGGCGCCGGGTTCATCCTCGGGTCACGCGACGCCGCCCGGTCGCGGCGCGGCGCCGCCCGCGACGCCGCGGCCGCGGGAGGACCGGCGACGTGA
- a CDS encoding COG1361 family protein, which translates to MPRTHTHRRHRPLGLLLAASALALGPLAGSAAATPSPEPTAEAEVVLEATLDPRNVFASPGSVVPLEATVTNTGTADMTGGSADFEVTGDATVVGVEPGDGCEQVSPQRVECHTDAALAAGESATATFEVQLPDNVSETIVGDATLTVAGDNGGEATATSILEVGPPDGYHLRVTAPASAEGAAAESVDLLTTVSNDGGIDLAGASLDVEVPDGATITGVTVPDLVPGTERPDEGCAIVTPRRLECHTEQTLIAYDGYYEATVEVLFDDDAPAGELGVATVRGAGDQGGDDTVDTAEVVLTVLEGGGTETGGTETGTETGGDGGTAGGNELPNTGGDELADTGAGRLPVLLAGAVLLAAGGALLLRTRRT; encoded by the coding sequence ATGCCACGCACCCATACCCATCGACGGCACCGCCCACTCGGGCTGTTGCTGGCCGCGTCCGCGCTCGCTCTCGGCCCGCTCGCCGGGAGCGCCGCGGCCACGCCGAGCCCGGAGCCCACGGCCGAGGCCGAGGTGGTCCTGGAGGCGACCCTGGACCCGCGGAACGTCTTCGCGTCGCCGGGCTCGGTCGTCCCGCTCGAGGCGACGGTGACAAACACCGGGACGGCGGACATGACCGGCGGGAGCGCCGACTTCGAGGTGACCGGCGACGCCACCGTCGTCGGCGTCGAGCCCGGCGACGGCTGCGAGCAGGTGTCGCCGCAGCGGGTGGAGTGCCACACCGACGCCGCGCTGGCGGCGGGCGAGTCGGCCACCGCGACCTTCGAGGTCCAGCTGCCCGACAACGTGTCCGAGACGATCGTGGGCGACGCCACGCTGACCGTCGCCGGCGACAACGGCGGTGAGGCCACCGCCACGTCGATCCTCGAGGTCGGCCCGCCCGACGGCTACCACCTGCGGGTCACGGCCCCGGCATCCGCCGAGGGCGCGGCCGCCGAGTCCGTCGACCTGCTCACCACCGTGAGCAACGACGGCGGCATCGACCTCGCCGGCGCGAGCCTCGACGTCGAGGTGCCCGACGGCGCCACCATCACCGGCGTGACCGTTCCGGACCTCGTGCCCGGCACCGAGCGCCCGGACGAGGGCTGCGCGATCGTGACCCCGCGGCGCCTGGAGTGCCACACGGAGCAGACGCTGATCGCCTACGACGGCTACTACGAGGCCACGGTCGAGGTGCTCTTCGACGACGACGCGCCGGCCGGCGAGCTGGGCGTCGCGACCGTCCGCGGCGCGGGCGACCAGGGCGGCGACGACACCGTCGACACCGCCGAGGTCGTGCTGACGGTGCTCGAGGGCGGCGGCACGGAGACGGGCGGCACCGAGACCGGCACGGAGACCGGCGGCGACGGTGGCACGGCCGGCGGGAACGAGCTGCCGAACACCGGCGGCGACGAGCTGGCCGACACCGGCGCGGGCCGGCTGCCCGTCCTGCTGGCCGGCGCCGTGCTGCTGGCGGCCGGCGGCGCGCTGCTGCTGCGCACCCGCCGGACCTGA
- a CDS encoding LCP family glycopolymer transferase, translating to MTTAARPPDPRRVRARREAIAALRAQRAEAARFRRSVTLMAMSVVAPGSAQLVAGHKKTGKIALGVYGGLIGVALLVFWLVPLQDLAGLAVRPWLLTMFKLLAFGVAAAWVVLLLDAWRLGHPPGLSQKHRLIMIGATLGLAALVSTPFVVAARYATAAHDAVVEMFPSGEVAAASDGRLNILLLGVDAGDGRVGVRPDSINLVSIDVRTGEPAMISLPRNLENARFPDGTPADDEFPRGFAGDDDSDESDYMLNATWTFGEENPELFEGPSGPGPTAVKQAVEGTLGLPVHYYVAVDLQGFRDIIDAIGGVTIRVNEELPIGEKGRVLEPGLQELDGYHALWYARSREGSSDYARMARQRCVIGALVNQADPQTVLSNFIELTDASKSVITTDIPRQDLANLVNLASKAKDQEITSLQFVPPLIVPADPDIGLIHDEVDALLSGDAEPAPSESASEEPSDEASDEPAADEPADEPTEESRDEAADEPSEQPASDETGDPDDEETDETEPVEMSSVCSYE from the coding sequence ATGACGACAGCGGCACGGCCGCCGGATCCGCGGCGTGTGCGGGCCCGTCGCGAGGCGATCGCCGCGCTCCGCGCCCAGCGGGCCGAGGCGGCGCGGTTCCGTCGTTCGGTGACGCTCATGGCCATGTCCGTCGTCGCGCCCGGCAGCGCCCAGCTCGTCGCCGGCCACAAGAAGACGGGGAAGATCGCGCTCGGTGTCTACGGCGGCCTGATCGGCGTGGCGCTGCTGGTGTTCTGGCTGGTGCCGCTGCAGGACCTCGCCGGGCTCGCCGTCCGGCCGTGGCTGCTGACGATGTTCAAGCTGCTCGCCTTCGGGGTCGCGGCGGCGTGGGTCGTGCTGCTGCTGGACGCGTGGCGCCTGGGCCACCCACCGGGGCTGAGCCAGAAGCACCGGCTGATCATGATCGGCGCGACGCTCGGGCTGGCGGCGCTGGTGTCGACGCCGTTCGTCGTCGCCGCCCGGTACGCGACGGCCGCGCACGACGCCGTCGTCGAGATGTTCCCGTCCGGCGAGGTCGCCGCGGCCAGCGACGGCCGGCTCAACATCCTGCTGCTCGGCGTCGACGCCGGCGACGGCCGGGTCGGCGTCCGTCCCGACAGCATCAACCTGGTCTCCATCGACGTCCGCACCGGTGAGCCGGCGATGATCAGCCTGCCGCGCAACCTGGAGAACGCCCGGTTCCCCGACGGCACCCCCGCCGACGACGAGTTCCCGCGCGGCTTCGCCGGCGACGACGACAGCGACGAGTCCGACTACATGCTGAACGCGACGTGGACGTTCGGCGAGGAGAACCCGGAGCTGTTCGAGGGCCCGTCCGGTCCCGGCCCCACCGCGGTCAAGCAGGCCGTCGAGGGCACGCTCGGCCTGCCGGTGCACTACTACGTGGCCGTCGACCTGCAGGGGTTCCGCGACATCATCGACGCGATCGGCGGCGTCACGATCCGCGTGAACGAGGAGCTGCCGATCGGCGAGAAGGGCCGCGTCCTCGAGCCCGGGCTGCAGGAGCTCGACGGCTACCACGCGCTCTGGTACGCCCGGTCGCGTGAGGGGTCGTCGGACTACGCCCGCATGGCCCGGCAGCGCTGCGTCATCGGCGCGCTGGTCAACCAGGCCGACCCGCAGACCGTGCTGTCGAACTTCATCGAGCTGACCGACGCGTCGAAGTCGGTCATCACCACCGACATCCCGCGGCAGGACCTCGCCAACCTCGTGAACCTCGCGTCGAAGGCGAAGGACCAGGAGATCACCTCGCTGCAGTTCGTGCCGCCGCTCATCGTGCCGGCCGACCCGGACATCGGGCTCATCCACGACGAGGTCGACGCGCTGTTGTCCGGCGACGCGGAGCCGGCGCCGTCGGAGTCCGCATCCGAGGAGCCGAGCGACGAGGCGAGCGACGAGCCGGCCGCCGACGAGCCGGCCGACGAGCCGACCGAGGAGTCCCGTGACGAAGCGGCCGACGAGCCGTCCGAGCAGCCGGCCTCCGACGAGACCGGCGACCCGGACGACGAGGAGACGGACGAGACGGAGCCGGTCGAGATGTCGTCCGTCTGCTCCTACGAGTAG
- a CDS encoding acyl-CoA thioesterase: protein MSPEGRPSSAAHTSLSRIMTALDTNLLGTVHGGVIMKLVDDVAGAVAQRHSGGPAVTASMDEMTLLEPVHVGNLVHAHAKVNWTGRTSMEVGVRVLAEPWNEVRPATPVATAYLVFVALGADGAPREVPPVLPETDEDRRRFAEAEIRRTHRLARRAAILHSREQGHAEV, encoded by the coding sequence ATGAGTCCCGAGGGCCGGCCGTCGTCGGCCGCGCATACCAGCCTGTCGCGCATCATGACCGCGCTCGACACGAACCTGCTCGGCACGGTGCACGGTGGCGTGATCATGAAACTGGTCGACGACGTCGCCGGCGCGGTGGCGCAGCGGCACTCCGGCGGGCCGGCCGTCACGGCGTCGATGGACGAGATGACGTTGCTCGAGCCGGTGCACGTCGGCAACCTCGTGCACGCGCACGCGAAGGTGAACTGGACCGGCCGGACGTCGATGGAGGTCGGCGTGCGGGTGCTCGCGGAGCCGTGGAACGAGGTCCGGCCGGCCACGCCCGTCGCCACCGCCTACCTCGTGTTCGTCGCGCTCGGGGCCGACGGCGCGCCGCGCGAGGTGCCGCCGGTGCTCCCGGAGACCGACGAGGACCGCCGCCGGTTCGCCGAGGCCGAGATCCGCCGGACGCACCGGCTGGCCCGGCGCGCGGCCATCCTGCACTCCCGCGAGCAGGGCCACGCCGAGGTCTGA
- a CDS encoding SAM hydroxide adenosyltransferase produces the protein MYPPITYLTDCSDTNARARLTTRMAALFGRSPVVLPLDGPAPVESAGLTLLDVLLSTRLLGEDGHPTVTLVNVAPRDGRWPNGAPFGWFRHGRHTVFTTYDPALLDPVRRHLGVTSVSVTDARTVLAAAEWASIGESDAADLAATQFRSLWYLPLLAKWVLDDRPVPSSPVELPVPERPGGVRVALVDNFGNCKLTCTAADPGVAEGDRVAVDTGRGEARKVRYHERLSDVRAGTAALVTGSSGPGFLELVVSGGSAADELGLRAGDTVDLQG, from the coding sequence ATGTATCCGCCGATCACCTATCTGACCGACTGTTCGGACACCAACGCGCGGGCCCGGCTGACCACCCGCATGGCGGCGCTGTTCGGGCGGTCGCCGGTGGTGCTGCCGCTGGACGGGCCGGCGCCGGTGGAGTCGGCCGGGCTGACGCTGCTGGACGTGCTGCTGTCGACGCGGCTGCTCGGCGAGGACGGCCACCCGACGGTGACGCTGGTCAACGTGGCGCCGCGGGACGGCCGCTGGCCCAACGGCGCGCCGTTCGGCTGGTTCCGGCACGGCCGGCACACCGTGTTCACCACGTACGACCCGGCGCTGCTGGACCCGGTGCGACGACACCTCGGCGTGACCTCGGTCTCGGTGACGGACGCGCGGACGGTGCTGGCGGCGGCCGAGTGGGCGTCCATCGGCGAGTCCGACGCCGCCGACCTCGCGGCCACGCAGTTCCGCAGCCTCTGGTACCTGCCCCTGCTGGCGAAGTGGGTGCTCGACGACCGGCCGGTGCCGTCGTCGCCGGTGGAGCTGCCCGTCCCCGAGCGGCCCGGCGGTGTCCGCGTCGCGCTGGTCGACAACTTCGGCAACTGCAAGCTGACCTGCACCGCCGCCGACCCCGGCGTGGCGGAGGGCGACCGTGTCGCCGTCGACACCGGACGTGGTGAGGCACGGAAGGTGCGCTACCACGAGCGGCTCTCCGACGTCCGCGCAGGCACGGCCGCGCTGGTCACGGGCAGCTCCGGCCCCGGATTCCTGGAGCTGGTCGTGAGCGGCGGCTCGGCGGCGGACGAGCTCGGGCTGCGCGCCGGCGACACCGTCGATCTCCAGGGCTGA
- a CDS encoding LCP family protein yields MRADGEAGMAAYGADGGARGTEVKVTTYQTGNVPGVSYRGGVAHSPRDDEPAPAAAAPAGTSVMPADQYGPADTDGAGAPPASPPTRRRRDGAEPPGRPKKKRSGFVRFLRWFLAFWLVVIVALVALVWYVWGRIEKVDAIPSDHGSAVSDGRVFLLVGSDSREDLSDEEQSELGTGSTEGQRTDTIMLLHVPGGGARNALISLPRDSVVDIPGHGENRINAAFAFGGAPLLVETIEGATGVAIDDYVQIGFGGFAGIVDALGGVEICLDEPVQDEQAHIDLPAGCQTLQGPDALGYARARHFDPTSDIGRVQRQRELISAISDKALSPGTLVNPIELTRTALAGGDALVLDNDTGPMDMFAFIRGIGSVSGGSGDTITVPLGNIGNTVTWDPELSGALWTALQNGSDIPSEVIDAQP; encoded by the coding sequence ATGCGAGCAGACGGCGAGGCAGGGATGGCGGCGTACGGGGCTGACGGCGGTGCGCGGGGGACCGAGGTCAAGGTCACCACGTACCAAACCGGCAACGTCCCGGGGGTGTCCTATCGCGGCGGGGTGGCGCACAGCCCGCGCGACGACGAGCCCGCGCCGGCCGCGGCCGCGCCCGCCGGCACCAGCGTCATGCCGGCCGACCAGTACGGACCGGCCGACACCGACGGCGCCGGCGCACCACCCGCGTCGCCGCCCACCCGTCGTCGCCGCGACGGCGCCGAGCCACCCGGCCGGCCGAAGAAGAAGCGCTCCGGCTTCGTCCGCTTCCTCCGCTGGTTCCTGGCGTTCTGGCTGGTCGTCATCGTCGCGCTCGTCGCGCTGGTCTGGTACGTGTGGGGCCGCATCGAGAAGGTCGACGCCATCCCGTCCGACCACGGCTCGGCGGTCTCCGACGGCCGGGTCTTCCTGCTGGTCGGCTCGGACAGCCGCGAGGACCTCTCCGACGAGGAGCAGAGCGAGCTGGGCACCGGCAGCACCGAGGGCCAGCGCACCGACACCATCATGCTGCTGCACGTGCCCGGCGGCGGCGCCCGCAACGCGCTCATCAGCCTCCCGCGCGACTCCGTCGTCGACATCCCCGGCCACGGCGAGAACCGCATCAATGCCGCGTTCGCGTTCGGCGGCGCGCCGCTGCTGGTCGAGACCATCGAAGGGGCCACCGGCGTCGCCATCGACGACTACGTGCAGATCGGCTTCGGCGGCTTCGCCGGCATCGTCGATGCCCTCGGCGGCGTCGAGATCTGCCTCGACGAGCCGGTCCAGGACGAGCAGGCGCACATCGACCTGCCGGCCGGCTGCCAGACGCTGCAGGGTCCCGACGCGCTCGGCTACGCCCGGGCCCGGCACTTCGACCCGACGTCCGACATCGGCCGGGTGCAGCGGCAGCGTGAGCTGATCTCCGCCATCTCCGACAAGGCGCTGTCCCCCGGCACGCTGGTCAACCCGATCGAGCTGACGCGGACGGCGCTGGCCGGCGGCGACGCGCTGGTGCTCGACAACGACACCGGCCCGATGGACATGTTCGCGTTCATTCGTGGCATCGGCTCGGTCTCCGGCGGCTCCGGCGACACCATCACCGTCCCCCTCGGCAACATCGGCAACACCGTCACCTGGGACCCGGAACTGTCCGGCGCGCTGTGGACTGCCCTGCAGAACGGTAGTGATATACCCTCCGAGGTCATTGACGCTCAACCGTAG
- a CDS encoding FkbM family methyltransferase, whose protein sequence is MDKRRPVQVSIVLTADLPDGLDHLDDVTVGDRAVLLIDALPVEPAIHMLRTALTKRGFEILHAVYLDDAIDIQAVGGLAVLRVGTSGDAGLTRANLDAVTVDGQPNWERARAAFGKMAAQYESTLEALHDVQAELRSAEAHRRTAEARLENTLSSTTMRVGQAAVAVGRHPVRGARRAAGILRDAWRSHRAPAPRRTTRPAVRTAADGPPRMNFYVPMPVPPGPDRGQPRELHITVPNTYLVARHLLKNGIGGYEPSTIAWYLALCDTAPAGAVWDVGANLGPYALLARAYSDRDIVAFEPTPDLAHWARHLSEINDLPYRLEQIAAGETAGTATFYLSESSDSSNSLAEGFRVSKRQLDVLVEPLDRYARRTGSVPAVMKVDTETTEHHVLRGARDVLAEHRPWIVCEVLSGRAPEQPLTELLGDLGYHFFHLNGSDPLPEKDVIKGDPTYEHMNYLFAPGPIDDELAAAARGWQAALEATPRPRQPRRR, encoded by the coding sequence GTGGACAAGCGCCGGCCCGTTCAGGTGTCCATCGTCCTCACAGCCGACCTACCCGATGGCCTGGACCACCTGGATGACGTCACCGTCGGCGACCGCGCGGTGCTACTCATCGACGCGCTCCCCGTCGAACCGGCCATCCACATGCTCAGGACCGCGCTGACCAAGCGCGGCTTCGAGATCCTGCACGCCGTCTACCTCGACGACGCCATCGACATCCAGGCCGTCGGCGGGCTGGCGGTCCTGCGGGTCGGCACCTCAGGCGACGCCGGCCTCACCAGGGCGAACCTCGACGCGGTCACCGTCGATGGCCAACCCAACTGGGAACGCGCACGGGCCGCCTTCGGGAAAATGGCCGCGCAGTACGAGTCCACGCTCGAGGCGCTGCACGACGTCCAGGCCGAGCTGCGGTCCGCGGAGGCGCACCGCCGAACCGCCGAGGCCAGGCTCGAGAACACCCTCTCGTCCACGACGATGCGCGTCGGGCAGGCGGCCGTCGCGGTCGGACGGCACCCGGTCCGCGGTGCCCGCCGCGCGGCGGGCATCCTCCGCGACGCCTGGCGGTCGCACCGTGCGCCCGCACCCCGGCGCACCACGCGGCCGGCCGTGCGGACCGCGGCGGACGGCCCTCCGCGCATGAACTTCTACGTGCCGATGCCGGTCCCGCCCGGCCCCGACCGCGGCCAGCCGCGGGAGCTGCACATCACCGTCCCGAACACCTACCTGGTCGCCCGGCATTTGTTGAAGAACGGCATCGGGGGCTACGAGCCCTCGACGATCGCCTGGTACCTCGCGCTCTGCGATACCGCGCCCGCCGGCGCCGTCTGGGATGTCGGCGCCAACCTCGGCCCCTACGCCCTGCTCGCCCGCGCATATTCCGACCGCGACATCGTCGCGTTCGAGCCGACGCCGGATCTCGCGCACTGGGCGCGGCATCTGTCAGAGATCAACGACCTGCCCTACCGGCTGGAGCAGATCGCCGCCGGCGAGACCGCCGGCACCGCCACCTTCTACTTGTCCGAGAGCAGCGACTCGTCCAACTCGCTTGCCGAAGGCTTCAGGGTCTCCAAGCGGCAGCTCGACGTGCTCGTCGAGCCCCTCGACCGGTATGCGCGGCGCACCGGCTCAGTGCCCGCGGTGATGAAGGTGGACACAGAGACCACCGAGCACCACGTGCTGCGCGGCGCCCGTGACGTTCTCGCCGAGCACCGGCCGTGGATCGTCTGCGAGGTGCTGTCCGGCCGGGCACCCGAGCAGCCGCTCACCGAGCTGCTCGGAGACCTGGGGTACCACTTCTTCCACCTCAACGGTTCCGACCCGCTGCCCGAGAAGGATGTCATCAAGGGTGACCCGACCTACGAGCACATGAACTACCTATTCGCCCCCGGCCCGATCGACGATGAGCTGGCCGCCGCGGCCCGGGGCTGGCAAGCGGCATTGGAGGCGACACCACGCCCCCGTCAGCCGCGCCGCCGCTGA
- a CDS encoding UDP-glucose dehydrogenase family protein produces the protein MTLRISVIGTGYLGAVHAVGMAELGYTVVGVDVDADKVAALARGEAPFYEPGLDELLAKHSATGRLTFTTDFAAVAGADVHFVCVGTPQRRDGLAADMRYVEAAIDSLAPHLGSECLVVGKSTVPVGTAAAMADRLAKTAPVGAGAELAWNPEFLREGYAVEDTLRPDRLVFGVTSGDAERRLRGVYARAIDDDTPVIVTDLPTAELVKVSANAFLATKISFINAMAEIAEVAGADVTKLADAIGHDARIGRKYLNSGIGFGGGCLPKDIRAFMARAGELGASHSLAFLAEVDAINLRRRQYVVDLTRELVGGSVANRRIAVLGAAFKPHSDDVRDSPALNIAGQLHLQGARVSVYDPKAIANARKVFPTLPYAESAMEACRDASVVLHLTEWQEFRELDPAELAGIVETPVVVDGRNCLDADAWRAAGWTYRGLGRP, from the coding sequence GTGACCTTGCGCATCTCCGTCATCGGCACCGGCTACCTGGGCGCCGTCCACGCGGTCGGCATGGCCGAGCTGGGCTACACGGTCGTCGGCGTCGACGTCGACGCGGACAAGGTGGCGGCGCTGGCCCGCGGCGAGGCGCCGTTCTACGAGCCCGGGCTGGACGAGCTGCTGGCCAAGCACTCCGCCACCGGCCGCCTGACGTTCACGACCGACTTCGCCGCGGTCGCCGGCGCCGACGTCCACTTCGTCTGCGTCGGCACCCCGCAGCGCCGCGACGGCCTGGCCGCCGACATGCGCTACGTCGAGGCGGCCATCGACTCCCTCGCGCCGCACCTCGGCAGCGAGTGCCTGGTGGTGGGGAAGTCGACGGTGCCGGTGGGCACCGCCGCGGCGATGGCCGACCGGCTGGCCAAGACGGCGCCCGTCGGGGCCGGCGCGGAGCTGGCGTGGAACCCGGAGTTCCTGCGCGAGGGGTACGCCGTCGAGGACACACTCCGCCCCGACCGCCTGGTCTTCGGCGTGACGTCCGGCGACGCGGAGCGGCGGCTGCGCGGGGTCTACGCGCGCGCCATCGACGACGACACCCCGGTCATCGTCACCGACCTCCCGACGGCCGAGCTGGTCAAGGTGTCCGCCAACGCGTTCCTGGCGACGAAGATCTCCTTCATCAACGCGATGGCCGAGATCGCCGAGGTGGCCGGCGCCGACGTCACCAAGCTGGCCGACGCCATCGGGCACGACGCCCGCATCGGCCGCAAGTACCTGAACTCCGGCATCGGGTTCGGCGGCGGCTGCCTGCCCAAGGACATCCGTGCGTTCATGGCCCGCGCCGGTGAGCTGGGCGCGTCGCACTCGCTGGCCTTCCTCGCCGAGGTCGACGCCATCAACCTGCGCCGCCGCCAGTACGTCGTTGACCTCACCCGCGAGCTGGTCGGCGGCAGCGTCGCCAACCGGCGCATCGCGGTGCTGGGCGCGGCGTTCAAGCCGCACTCCGACGACGTCCGCGACTCGCCCGCGCTGAACATCGCCGGGCAGCTGCACCTGCAGGGCGCCCGGGTGTCGGTCTACGACCCGAAGGCCATCGCCAACGCCCGCAAGGTCTTCCCGACGCTGCCCTACGCCGAGTCCGCCATGGAGGCGTGCCGCGACGCCAGCGTCGTCCTGCACCTCACCGAGTGGCAGGAGTTCCGCGAGCTCGACCCCGCCGAGTTGGCCGGCATCGTCGAGACCCCCGTGGTGGTCGACGGCCGCAACTGCCTGGACGCCGACGCGTGGCGGGCCGCCGGCTGGACGTACCGGGGTCTCGGCCGCCCCTGA